One window from the genome of Rufibacter tibetensis encodes:
- the hemW gene encoding radical SAM family heme chaperone HemW, protein MAGIYLHIPFCKQACHYCDFHFSTSMGLKEQVLQAMHKELALQQQYLNGEVINTIYFGGGTPSILDATELNGLLEAIYAKHTVNPTAEITLEANPDDLTSEKLQALRQTPINRLSVGVQSFHDPHLQLMNRPHTAAEAADSIKQAQDLGFNNISLDLIYGIPAEDPALWEQDLTKAFALQVQHLSCYALTIEPNTVLGHRLKKGKFTPAEEERVAQQFELLMTQAADHGFLHYEISNFCQPGFESKHNSSYWKQVPYLGIGPSAHSFNGVSRQFNVAHNPKYVQALETGQLPCTVEELSVEDRVNEYVMTTLRTNWGCDTQYIQEKWGVNLIAIHAAYLQKIEAKGLLRQEGAILLLTEAGKLLADEIALDLFLLQEEA, encoded by the coding sequence TTGGCCGGAATTTATCTTCATATCCCTTTCTGCAAACAAGCCTGTCACTACTGCGATTTCCATTTCAGTACGTCTATGGGTTTAAAGGAGCAGGTACTGCAAGCCATGCACAAGGAACTGGCTTTGCAACAGCAGTACCTGAACGGCGAGGTTATCAACACCATTTACTTCGGCGGTGGCACGCCGTCTATTTTAGACGCAACTGAGCTGAACGGTCTTTTAGAGGCGATTTATGCAAAACATACGGTAAACCCAACCGCCGAGATCACCTTGGAAGCGAACCCAGATGACCTGACCTCGGAGAAACTGCAGGCGTTAAGGCAAACACCCATCAACCGCCTGAGCGTGGGCGTGCAGTCGTTCCATGACCCGCATCTGCAGCTCATGAACCGTCCGCATACGGCTGCCGAGGCGGCAGATTCCATCAAACAGGCGCAGGACTTGGGCTTTAACAACATCTCCCTGGATCTGATCTACGGCATCCCGGCCGAAGACCCGGCGTTGTGGGAACAGGATCTAACCAAAGCGTTTGCCTTACAGGTGCAGCACCTTTCCTGCTACGCCTTAACCATTGAGCCCAACACCGTGCTAGGACATCGGCTTAAGAAAGGAAAATTTACTCCTGCTGAGGAAGAACGCGTGGCCCAGCAATTTGAGCTGCTCATGACCCAGGCCGCCGACCATGGTTTCCTGCACTACGAGATCTCCAACTTCTGCCAGCCCGGTTTTGAAAGCAAGCACAACAGCAGTTACTGGAAACAAGTGCCGTACCTGGGCATCGGGCCAAGTGCGCACTCGTTCAATGGTGTCAGCCGCCAGTTCAACGTAGCCCACAACCCTAAATACGTCCAGGCGCTGGAGACTGGGCAACTACCTTGCACCGTAGAAGAACTTTCAGTAGAAGACCGCGTGAACGAGTACGTGATGACTACCCTGCGCACCAATTGGGGCTGTGACACCCAATACATTCAGGAGAAATGGGGCGTAAACCTGATAGCCATTCATGCGGCGTATTTGCAGAAGATTGAAGCCAAAGGGCTGTTGCGCCAGGAAGGAGCAATTCTCCTCTTAACTGAAGCTGGCAAACTGCTCGCCGACGAGATTGCGCTGGACTTGTTTCTATTACAGGAAGAGGCATAA